From Acidovorax sp. 1608163:
CCTGATCAACCAGCGCGAAGTCGGCCCGATGACGCTGTCGTTCGCCGCTGCGCTCAAATCCGCACTGCGCGAAGACCCGGACGCGATCCTGGTGGGCGAAATGCGCGACCTGGAAACCATCCGCCTGGCCATGACGGCCGCTGAAACAGGCCACTTGGTGTTCGGCACGCTGCACACGTCCAGCGCCGCCAAGACCATCGACCGGATCATTGACGTGTTCCCGGCCGAAGAAAAGGAAATGGTCCGCGCGATGTTGTCCGAATCGCTGCAGGCCGTGATCTCGCAGACGCTGTGCAAAACCAAGGACGGCTCGGGCCGCGTGGCTGCGCACGAAATCATGCTGGGCACCAGCGCCATCCGCAACCTGATCCGCGAGGCCAAGGTGGCGCAGATGTACTCCACCATCCAGACCAGCAACAGCGTGGGCATGCAGACACTGGACCAGAACCTCACGGATCTGGTGCGCCGCAACATCATCAGCCCTGCAGAAGCGCGCGCCAAGGCCAAGATCCCCGAGAACTTCCCTGGCTGATCGGCGTCACACACGCCCCCATAGACACATATCGCAGCACCGTTGTGCTGTAGACCGGAGCATCTTATGAAAGGCATTCTTGGCCTTCTGCGTTCAAAAACCATAGGCAACAAGCCCAAGGACGACAACACCGATTCCGTGCTGTTCTCCACCGCCTTTGCGGGCCAGGGCGTGGATGACTCCATGCTCGTCCCTTGGGAAGCACGTGCTGTAGAGGTAGGCGCCAAGCGCCTGCCCACCAGCCGTGGGGGCAAGCTGCTGCAAGGCCTGTGGTCCAAGGACAAGTACATGGCGCACCTGGACAAGGATGCCGTGGAACGCATGGAGCGCTTTTTTGAATTTGCCGCCATTCCGTCCAACCGCGACGTAATCCGCCAGGACGAATACGGCAACTTCATGGTGGTGCTGTTGACTGGCACCATTGCCGTGGACCGCGTGCAACCCTGGGGTGAGCAATTGCGTCTGGCGGAAACCCGCCCAGGCGACATCCTGGGCGAGATGTCGCTGCTCGATAGCGGCATCCGTTTTTCGGCCTGCACCACGCTCACCGACTGTGAAATCGCGGTGCTGAGCGCCGAAGCCATGGACGACATGATGTCCCAAGACCCCCAGTTGGCCGCCAGCTTGGTGGCGCTGTTGGCGCGTAAACTGTCGTTGCGCTTGCGCGTGGTCAGTGCCCGCTTGAGCGACAACCAAAAGTAACCGCACGTAAACAGCGCAGAACAAAGACAGCCGCCCGGCTGACAATGACGCCAGAGAGGATTTCTGATGGAACGCGATCAGGCCAGTAAATTTATCAATGACCTGCTCAAGTTGATGGTCAGCCGCAACGGCAGCGACTTGTTCATCACAGCGGAGTTTCCACCGGCCATCAAGGTCGATGGCAAGGTGACCAAGGTATCGCCCCAGCCTTTGACGCCCACGCACACCCTGACCTTGGCCCGCGCCATCATGAGCGACAAGCAGGTGGCCGACTTTGAACGCACCAAGGAATGCAACTTCGCCATTTCGCCTGCGGGCATTGGTCGCTTCCGGGTGAATGCCTTTGTGCAGCAAGGCCGGGTCGGCATGGTGCTGCGGACCATTCCGCTGACACTGCCCACCATTGACGGTCTGGGGGTGCCCCAGGTGCTCAAGGAAGTGACGATGGCCAAGCGCGGCTTGTGCATCATGGTGGGCGCTACCGGCTCCGGCAAGTCCACCACGCTGGCCGCGATGGTGGACTGGCGCAACGAGCACTCTTTTGGCCACATCATCACGGTGGAAGACCCGGTCGAATTCGTGCACCCCCACAAGAACTGCGTAGTGACGCAGCGCGAAGTGGGCCTGGACACCGACAGCTGGGAAGCCGCCCTCAAGAACACCCTGCGCCAAGCGCCCGATGTGATCCTGATGGGCGAAATCCGCGACCGCGAAACCATGGAGCATGCCGTGGCCTTCGCTGAAACCGGGCACTTGTGCCTGGCCACATTGCACGCCAACAGCGCCAACCAGGCACTGGACCGGATCATCAACTTCTTCCCAGAAGAGCGCCGCGCCCAATTGCTGATGGACTTGTCGCTGAACTTGCGCGGCATGGTGTCACAGCGGCTGATTCCCAAGCAAGACGGCAAGGGCCGTGCTGCGGCGGTGGAAATCATGCTCAACACCCCGCTGATTTCTGACCTGATCTTCAAGGGCGATGTCTCTGAGATCAAGGAAATCATGAAGAAGAGCCGCAACCTGGGCATGCAGACCTTCGACCAGTCGCTCTTCGATCTGTATGAAGCGAACGTCATCAGCTATGAAGACGCGTTGCGCAACGCAGACTCCTTGAACGACCTGCGCTTGCAAATCAAGCTCAACAGCCAACGCGCCAAGTCACCCGACTTGGCCTCGGGCACCGAGCATTTCGCCATAGTTTGAAAGCCCCCCTGAGTCGCCTGCGGCGCCTTCCCCGAGGGGGACGCCACCGGTGGCCGGGCAAAGCCCGCTCCACGGTGGCACTGGCAAGTGCGCGCCCAATGCGGACTTTTCTTTTTGATCCATCTTCCTTTATTGCCATGCCAAGCACCAATCCCCGCAACTACGACGCCACCCCTTCCCGCAAAGTCGCCTTCCTGGGCTTGGGGGTGATGGGCTACCCCATGGCTGGCCACCTTGCGCTGGCGGGGCATGAGGTGACGGTTTACAACCGTACCGCTACAAAATCCATAGCTTGGTGCGCTGAATACGCAGGCGCCAAGGCCCCAAAACATGCAGCAACCCCGCGCGAGGCTGCGGCGGATGCCGACATCGTGTTCTGCTGCGTGGGTAACGACAATGACCTGCGCTCCGTCACGCTGGGTGCGGATGGCGCCTTTGCAGGCATGCAGCCTGGTGCCATTTTTGTGGACCACACCACGGCATCTGCTGAAGTGGCGCGCGAGCTGTATGCGGCAGCCCAGGCACTAGGCCTGGCTTTTGTCGATGCCCCCGTGTCCGGCGGCCAAGCCGGTGCGCAAAACGGCCTGCTCACGGTGATGTGCGGTGGCGATACAGCGGCCTTTGAGGCCGTGCAACCCACGGCCATGGCGTTCTCGCGCGCATTCACCCTGCTGGGCGCCAGCGGCGCGGGGCAACTGGCCAAGATGGTCAACCAGATCTGCATCGCGGGCTTGGTGCAAGGTCTGTCCGAGGCCGTGGCCTTTGGTCAAAACGCGGGGCTGGACATGAAGCAGGTGCTGGACGTCATTGGCAAGGGCGCCGCGCAAAGCTGGCAAATGGACAACCGTGGCAAGACCATGGTGGACGACAAGTTCGACTTCGGCTTTGCGGTGGACTGGATGCGCAAGGATCTGGGGCTGGTGCTGGATGAGGCCAAGCGCAATGGCTCACGTCTGCCCGTCACTGCCTTGGTGGACCAGTTCTATGCCGATGTGCAAAAAATGGGGGGCCAGCGCTGGGACACCTCCAGCCTGATCAAGCGCCTGAAATAAACACCCCCCGGTGTGCTGCCAGAGCGCACCATGCGGTGCGGGCAACACGCCCCGCAGGCCTGCGCTGGCTCGGCAGCCCAGCGTTCAGGCCACCCACAAGGCGCGGGGCCTGTGGGCTTAATAAAACCGCTGCGTCAGTTGCGAGGGTACGAGGGCGCTGGCGCGTCCTGAATCACGGGTGCCGGGGCGATGTTGCGCAGCTCGTCCTCGGTGAGTGTTTCAAACACACGCACCACCTTGTTCACACCGCTCACGCCGCGTGCAATTTCGGTGGCGCGCTGCGCTTCGCGCGGGGTGACACGGCCCATCATGTAGACGATGTTGCGCTCCGTCACCACCTTGAAGGCGTTGGCAGACAGGTCTTTGGCGTCCACCAAGCTGGCGCGCACCTTGCCGGTGATGAAGGTGTCGTTGGAGCGCTGGCCCAGGCTGGTGGTGGGCATGACGGCCAGGTCATTGACGACAGAGCGCACGTTCTCCACCCCCAGAACGATCTGCTCCACCCGCTGGCGGTCTTGTGCGCTGGGCACTTCACCCGTCAGCAGCACCTGGCGATTGAAGCTGGTCACGTTGACATGACCACGGTCACCCAGGGCCTCATTGAGGCGATTGGCCGAGCGCAGCTCAATGCCCTCGTCTTCGACTTGGGTGCCCGTTGTGCGACGGTCCACCGCCATCATGGTGCCCATCACGGCACCGCCCACCACCAGGGGTGCGCATGCCGACAGGCCTGCGGCCAGCGCGGTAGCGGCCAGCACGGCGCAAAGAGTGCGGTTCAAGGTTTGCTTCATAGAGGAGTCTCCTGGTCACCAAGTAGTTGGGCGTCCACACCGTCACTCAGGCAGTGCAGCACCAAGGCATGCACCTCACGCACGCGCGCAGCGCGGTCATGGGGCACACAGATCGATACGTCCGTTTCGCGCAGCACGGTGGCCAAGCGCCCCCCGGTGCGGCCTGTCAGCACGATGACGGTCATGTCACGTTCGTGCGCGGCCTCGGTGGCCGACAGCAGGTTGGCATCGTTGCCCGACACCGACAGCGCCAACAACACATCGCCAGCCTGGCCCAGGGCTCGCACTTGGCGCGCAAACTGCTGCGACGACATGTCAGGGGCGCTGGCCGACGCGGTGAGCAAGGTGCTGTCGGTCGTGAGGGCGAGAGCCGCCAGCTCGGGCCGGTCGCGCTCAAAGCCCGCAACGCACAAGGCGGCAAACTGTTGCGCTTCGGCGGCCGATGGGCCGTTGCCACAGGCCAGCACTTTGCCCCCGCTGGTGACGCACGCCAAAATGGCCTGAACGGCCGAGGCGATGGGTTGGCTCAAGACTTGCGCGGCCTGGTATTTCAGGTCGGCGCTGTCGATGAAGTGTTGTTGGATGCGTTGCTCAAGCATGAGGGCCCGATGATACTCGGCGGGTGTTACATCTTTTGTAGCAAAGGGTTGCCACGGGTAGGGCATTCAGCCCCGGTGCGAAGCAGTGCGCGCCCACCCGCAAACCCCAACAGGCGGGCATGCACCTCACTGCGCATCAAAGGCCGCTTTGAGCCACTGCACCGAGTCTTCGAGCAGCACCGCATCAAACCGGCATG
This genomic window contains:
- a CDS encoding type IV pilus twitching motility protein PilT, whose product is MDITQLLAFSVKNKASDLHLSAGLPPMIRVHGDVRRINVEALDHKTVHAMVYDIMSDSQRKQYEEFLEVDFSFEIEGLARFRVNAFNQNRGAAAVFRTIPSKILTLEQLNAPKIFGDLALKPRGLVLVTGPTGSGKSTTLAAMVNYLNETEYGHILTVEDPIEFVHESKKCLINQREVGPMTLSFAAALKSALREDPDAILVGEMRDLETIRLAMTAAETGHLVFGTLHTSSAAKTIDRIIDVFPAEEKEMVRAMLSESLQAVISQTLCKTKDGSGRVAAHEIMLGTSAIRNLIREAKVAQMYSTIQTSNSVGMQTLDQNLTDLVRRNIISPAEARAKAKIPENFPG
- a CDS encoding cyclic nucleotide-binding domain-containing protein, which encodes MKGILGLLRSKTIGNKPKDDNTDSVLFSTAFAGQGVDDSMLVPWEARAVEVGAKRLPTSRGGKLLQGLWSKDKYMAHLDKDAVERMERFFEFAAIPSNRDVIRQDEYGNFMVVLLTGTIAVDRVQPWGEQLRLAETRPGDILGEMSLLDSGIRFSACTTLTDCEIAVLSAEAMDDMMSQDPQLAASLVALLARKLSLRLRVVSARLSDNQK
- a CDS encoding PilT/PilU family type 4a pilus ATPase, encoding MERDQASKFINDLLKLMVSRNGSDLFITAEFPPAIKVDGKVTKVSPQPLTPTHTLTLARAIMSDKQVADFERTKECNFAISPAGIGRFRVNAFVQQGRVGMVLRTIPLTLPTIDGLGVPQVLKEVTMAKRGLCIMVGATGSGKSTTLAAMVDWRNEHSFGHIITVEDPVEFVHPHKNCVVTQREVGLDTDSWEAALKNTLRQAPDVILMGEIRDRETMEHAVAFAETGHLCLATLHANSANQALDRIINFFPEERRAQLLMDLSLNLRGMVSQRLIPKQDGKGRAAAVEIMLNTPLISDLIFKGDVSEIKEIMKKSRNLGMQTFDQSLFDLYEANVISYEDALRNADSLNDLRLQIKLNSQRAKSPDLASGTEHFAIV
- a CDS encoding NAD(P)-dependent oxidoreductase, producing MPSTNPRNYDATPSRKVAFLGLGVMGYPMAGHLALAGHEVTVYNRTATKSIAWCAEYAGAKAPKHAATPREAAADADIVFCCVGNDNDLRSVTLGADGAFAGMQPGAIFVDHTTASAEVARELYAAAQALGLAFVDAPVSGGQAGAQNGLLTVMCGGDTAAFEAVQPTAMAFSRAFTLLGASGAGQLAKMVNQICIAGLVQGLSEAVAFGQNAGLDMKQVLDVIGKGAAQSWQMDNRGKTMVDDKFDFGFAVDWMRKDLGLVLDEAKRNGSRLPVTALVDQFYADVQKMGGQRWDTSSLIKRLK
- a CDS encoding BON domain-containing protein, producing MKQTLNRTLCAVLAATALAAGLSACAPLVVGGAVMGTMMAVDRRTTGTQVEDEGIELRSANRLNEALGDRGHVNVTSFNRQVLLTGEVPSAQDRQRVEQIVLGVENVRSVVNDLAVMPTTSLGQRSNDTFITGKVRASLVDAKDLSANAFKVVTERNIVYMMGRVTPREAQRATEIARGVSGVNKVVRVFETLTEDELRNIAPAPVIQDAPAPSYPRN
- a CDS encoding SIS domain-containing protein, producing MLEQRIQQHFIDSADLKYQAAQVLSQPIASAVQAILACVTSGGKVLACGNGPSAAEAQQFAALCVAGFERDRPELAALALTTDSTLLTASASAPDMSSQQFARQVRALGQAGDVLLALSVSGNDANLLSATEAAHERDMTVIVLTGRTGGRLATVLRETDVSICVPHDRAARVREVHALVLHCLSDGVDAQLLGDQETPL